Proteins from a genomic interval of Desulfovibrio piger:
- a CDS encoding non-ribosomal peptide synthetase — protein sequence MDSMNITDEAIAVIGMSCRFPGAPDLDGYWRNLCEGKVSVTFLDRKDLAAAGVDHGLLRDPNYVPATYSLGNIDKFDAAFFGYAGSEAEKIDPQQRTFLECAWESLEDAGYTPLPGGGLEGKSVGVFAGSRISAYLEHACRGLKAGNGAEAFQCLVGNDKDYLCSRVSYKLNLNGPSLCVQTACSSSLSAVHVACENLRSGACDMALAGGVAIDVPQEKGYLFQEGMIFSRDGYCRPFDKNASGTVFSGGAGVVVLKRLADALRDRDHIYAVVLASVVNNDGSRRVGYTAPGEFGQTAVIGEAISLSGLSARDIGLVESHGTGTALGDPIEFAALGKAFGHFTQDRGFCALGAVKANIGHADAASGIASFIKAVMAVHTGHIPPHPLFEEANPALDLDASPFYINTALADWKDAERPRAAGISSFGIGGSNAHAVIMQAPEEPVNSRHLPDGTPDLFVLSSRTGTMLRALAGRMARALEAPSASLADICFTARASRSRDKVRLAVRATSTGALREALHAFARGGMPEGMLLSGHTEARDVPGDLMDDGLQRVALAYMAGDDKALDALQEKALRLGARRVRLPLTPFQRRRFWPEEDSTGTDGTGREALSHPVWRERFTTAEGKILYGGRLGGKELERMREHRVAGRSIAPGSLLLELLRAAAAREYGADCGLGHVALLRPLPLDGDRDVFFQLILEGDRERGVMELFTSTAPEAPGAWHRTARAGIEGPACSMPAAAPASDEDMPEDIAAYYAAMQGLGVSYGPSFRLLREIRSGRGRARTRVSSGNSSDGWGWDPALLDACLQGVLSCIPQQDRDTDRIFVPAGCRHLDLPEQCPADVQVMLELRESPAEDPGDTGTFLLDVSLFDGNGEAVGRMEDLRMSALPPESVEEEAGSPEAARYAVRWIEGEQLPGRARLDGRWLVLADPGPLAEALAARLESDGCHCRVLSHAERDGLPAALDALADGQGRLHVVDAWPLGVPGMADPDGTYDRSVLPLLEIVRQARARDMEARLDLVILTSGTFGPDIAADAQERPLPGQSLVWGLGPVVCMEHPALRVRLMDLQHPEADDTLFRALACEDGEDRQALRDGRRLLPRLERADDGRDDGATGPRALVMEGPGLDNLRWQPLERRSPEAGEVEVALAASSLNFRDVMMVMGIYPGEETAVGSDGAGIVTAVGDGVSGIQVGDRVAVSAYGCLRTHITLPAAMTCPLPADISFEQAAALPVAYITACYGLEELAGIRAGQTVLIHAASGGVGLAAMAVCRRAGARIFATAGTPAKRELVRSLGAELVMDSRSTGFAQEVLDATGGRGVDIILNSLAGEAQEASFPLVADNGCFVELGKSGLRQAGDYRTERGLMRYRPLDLVELGRDRPDLMAGIFRRAMRGCARGELALLPVTVFAADRHDAAFRHMMQARHTGKIILRWPAAVQTGHSACSGTELVSGGLGGIALRLCADRVRRGCRHLLLLARRQPAAEEAALLEDLRQQGCTVRLALADVSDSSALRHAVDSALKDMPPLKRIWHLAGTLDDDRLLRLDASRFKRVLAPKAEGAWNLHRLSLDHQLEAFVLFSSTASFLGPMGMGNYAAANAFLDELALYRRHLGLPALSINWGAFRDAGMAVRQADLRTLSRLGIHTVAPEEGFAVMERLLSRDECRAAVLHMDWPRYAAGYDSDRLPPLLRSLCPATADDSEASVSPEADSAGRDSRDAVMRAVRAKVATILRTDAASLPGDANLIELGVDSLLALDLFQSLEKQFRIRVDRSLLFKEPTIDALASRIASLLDAGKRAQDGDLPVIHPDSAARHEPFPLMDMQQAYWVGRTGALVLGNVSCHVYLELETEDLDLPRWEACWNRLIRHHDMLRCVIMEDGRQRILPEVPPFTVTVQDATGLDAGVAEQMVLECRERMGHEVLSAKEWPLFRVAATRMPGGSIRLHISLDLLVADLHSMNLMMNGLESLYRYPEREPAPLDLSFRDYVLALEAFRKSPRYRKDKEYWLERVAALPPAPDLPLAVPPAQVERPRFVRHAAQLDRKTWADLRQKAAAHELTVSGLLLACYAEVLARWSSRDEFTLNVTLFNRLPLHPEVGEIVGDFTSVSLLACSFDGTASFLRRARALQAQLWADMDHSTFSGVEVIREWSRCTGRSSADIIPIVFTSTIGFGDEHGTHPALRTFGRMVYNITQTPQVWIDHQVREVDDCLEFNWDAVDELFPEGLVDSMFSAYCRLLRMLARDDRIWHQTHLPLLPQEQLGRRRTANATTREFPHAGRGTLDSLFARSLRDAPGALALADGDLCLSYRDLGRAAEALCGRLMARGCGQGSLVAVVSNGGWEEAVAALAVSSAGAAYMPVDAAVPPARLKHLLEYSGAGAVLVQRRHASLPWPAGLPVMVMDEDLLKSNSEFDFERCVSRPDALAYVIHTSGSTGAPKGVMIRHERAVNTIRAVNELTGLRSSDRVLALSRFTFDLSVWDMFGLFGAGGALVLPDPARRLEAAHWLELMHRHQVSIWNSVPPFLQILAAHLEHHPAALPPLRCALLSGDWIPLGLPGRIRAFWPELQLFSLGGATEASIWSNFFPVEDVLPQWKSIPYGKPLANQRFFILDRHGSDCPDWVPGELHIAGDGLADGYLKDPERTAERFIRHPGTGEDLYATGDLGCYMPDGNIEFLGRQDNQVKINGYRVELGEVENTLMEHPFVEQAAALTVRGRQAGQVLAAFVACRPGTSPAPEELQQWLAERLPSFLVPGMILMRESLPLTSSGKVDRKSLVLDPDQELPRMKGAQPGSETERLVAGAIAHVLGRDDISIDSRFFEMGLSSLDLVAVQAALGERLGTDIPLMTLLEHTSIRALAAWLDNRTPRTTAQEISAPEGGGSASAFDRGMDRAERRMRTRSRQRTGR from the coding sequence ATGGACAGCATGAACATCACTGACGAAGCGATCGCCGTCATCGGCATGAGCTGCCGTTTTCCCGGTGCTCCCGACCTCGACGGATACTGGCGCAACCTTTGCGAAGGCAAGGTCAGCGTGACCTTCCTGGACCGGAAAGACCTTGCCGCAGCGGGCGTGGATCACGGCCTGCTGCGCGACCCGAACTACGTCCCGGCGACCTACAGCCTGGGGAACATCGACAAATTCGACGCAGCCTTCTTCGGCTATGCCGGCAGCGAGGCGGAAAAGATCGACCCCCAGCAGCGCACCTTCCTGGAATGCGCCTGGGAATCGCTGGAGGATGCCGGATATACGCCTCTGCCCGGCGGCGGGCTGGAAGGCAAGAGCGTCGGCGTTTTTGCAGGCAGCCGCATCAGTGCCTATCTGGAACATGCGTGCCGAGGCCTGAAGGCCGGGAACGGTGCCGAGGCCTTCCAGTGCCTGGTGGGCAACGACAAGGATTACCTGTGCTCGCGCGTCTCCTACAAGCTGAACCTGAACGGGCCCAGCCTGTGCGTGCAGACGGCCTGCTCCAGCTCGCTTTCCGCCGTGCACGTGGCCTGCGAGAACCTGCGCAGCGGCGCGTGCGACATGGCCCTGGCCGGAGGGGTGGCCATCGATGTGCCCCAGGAGAAAGGTTACCTGTTCCAGGAAGGCATGATCTTCTCTCGCGACGGCTACTGCCGCCCCTTTGACAAAAATGCCTCGGGCACGGTCTTTTCCGGCGGGGCGGGCGTCGTCGTCCTGAAACGGCTGGCAGATGCCCTGCGCGACCGCGACCACATCTATGCCGTGGTGCTGGCCTCCGTAGTCAACAATGACGGTTCCCGGCGGGTGGGCTATACCGCGCCCGGCGAATTCGGCCAGACCGCCGTCATCGGCGAGGCGATCTCCCTCTCGGGACTTTCCGCGCGTGATATCGGCCTTGTCGAAAGCCACGGCACCGGGACGGCCCTCGGCGACCCCATCGAATTCGCCGCCCTGGGCAAGGCCTTTGGCCATTTCACGCAGGACAGGGGCTTCTGCGCCCTCGGCGCGGTCAAGGCCAACATCGGCCATGCCGATGCCGCGTCGGGCATCGCCAGTTTCATCAAGGCCGTCATGGCCGTCCATACCGGCCACATTCCGCCCCACCCCCTGTTCGAGGAAGCCAATCCGGCCCTGGACCTCGACGCCAGCCCTTTCTACATCAACACGGCCCTTGCGGACTGGAAGGATGCGGAAAGACCACGCGCCGCCGGGATCAGCTCCTTCGGCATCGGCGGGTCCAACGCCCATGCCGTCATCATGCAGGCTCCCGAAGAGCCGGTGAATTCCCGCCACCTGCCTGACGGCACGCCGGATCTTTTCGTCCTTTCGTCGCGCACCGGGACCATGCTGCGTGCCCTTGCCGGACGCATGGCCCGGGCGCTGGAGGCCCCGTCCGCCTCCCTTGCCGACATCTGCTTCACGGCCAGGGCCTCACGCAGCCGGGACAAGGTCCGGCTGGCCGTCCGCGCCACCTCGACCGGCGCGCTCCGGGAGGCTTTGCACGCCTTTGCCCGGGGCGGGATGCCCGAGGGGATGCTGCTTTCCGGACATACGGAGGCGCGGGACGTGCCCGGCGACCTCATGGATGACGGACTCCAGCGGGTGGCCCTGGCCTACATGGCCGGTGACGACAAGGCATTGGACGCCCTCCAGGAAAAAGCCCTGCGTCTGGGCGCCCGTCGCGTCCGGCTTCCCCTGACTCCCTTCCAGCGCCGCCGCTTCTGGCCTGAAGAAGACAGCACCGGCACGGATGGCACCGGCCGTGAAGCCCTCTCCCATCCCGTGTGGCGCGAACGCTTCACAACTGCGGAAGGAAAGATCCTTTACGGGGGCCGCCTTGGCGGCAAGGAACTGGAACGCATGCGGGAACACCGGGTAGCGGGCAGGAGCATCGCCCCGGGCAGCCTGCTCCTCGAGCTCCTGCGCGCGGCCGCCGCCCGGGAATACGGCGCGGACTGCGGTCTCGGTCATGTGGCCCTGCTTCGTCCCCTGCCGCTGGACGGGGACCGGGACGTCTTTTTCCAGCTCATCCTGGAAGGCGACAGGGAACGGGGCGTCATGGAGCTCTTCACCTCTACCGCCCCCGAAGCTCCCGGGGCCTGGCACAGGACCGCGCGAGCCGGCATCGAAGGCCCGGCATGCTCCATGCCTGCGGCGGCACCGGCAAGCGACGAAGACATGCCCGAGGACATAGCGGCCTATTATGCCGCCATGCAGGGTCTTGGCGTCTCGTACGGGCCTTCCTTCCGCCTGTTGCGGGAGATCCGCAGCGGCCGGGGCAGGGCCAGGACCCGTGTCTCCTCCGGCAACTCCAGCGACGGTTGGGGCTGGGATCCCGCCCTGCTGGATGCCTGCCTGCAGGGTGTGCTCTCCTGCATCCCCCAGCAGGACAGGGATACGGACAGGATCTTCGTCCCGGCGGGTTGCCGGCATCTGGACCTGCCGGAACAGTGCCCCGCTGATGTGCAGGTCATGCTGGAGCTGCGGGAAAGCCCGGCCGAGGATCCCGGCGATACGGGCACGTTCCTGCTGGACGTCAGCCTTTTCGACGGCAACGGCGAAGCCGTCGGTCGCATGGAAGACCTGCGCATGAGTGCCCTGCCGCCTGAAAGCGTCGAGGAAGAGGCCGGCTCCCCGGAGGCCGCCCGTTACGCTGTCCGCTGGATCGAGGGGGAACAGCTCCCCGGCCGGGCCCGGCTGGACGGGCGCTGGCTCGTACTGGCAGATCCCGGCCCCCTGGCCGAGGCACTTGCGGCGCGCCTGGAATCTGACGGCTGCCACTGCCGCGTCCTTTCCCATGCGGAACGGGACGGCCTTCCTGCGGCTCTGGATGCCCTTGCTGACGGACAGGGCCGCCTGCATGTGGTGGATGCCTGGCCCCTGGGCGTCCCGGGCATGGCTGATCCTGACGGGACCTATGACCGCAGCGTGCTGCCCCTGCTGGAGATCGTCCGGCAGGCGCGGGCACGGGACATGGAGGCCCGCCTCGATCTCGTGATCCTCACAAGCGGGACTTTCGGCCCCGACATTGCGGCCGACGCCCAGGAGCGGCCGTTGCCCGGCCAGTCCCTCGTCTGGGGCCTCGGCCCGGTAGTGTGCATGGAGCATCCCGCCCTGCGCGTGCGCCTCATGGATCTTCAGCACCCGGAGGCCGACGATACCCTGTTCCGGGCCCTTGCCTGCGAAGACGGGGAAGACCGTCAGGCCTTGCGTGACGGCCGCCGCCTCCTGCCCCGCCTTGAAAGGGCGGACGACGGCCGGGACGACGGAGCGACAGGCCCCCGGGCCCTCGTCATGGAAGGTCCCGGTCTCGACAACCTGCGCTGGCAGCCGCTGGAGCGCCGCTCCCCGGAAGCGGGCGAGGTGGAAGTGGCCCTTGCGGCCTCCAGCCTCAACTTCCGTGACGTCATGATGGTCATGGGCATCTACCCCGGCGAAGAGACCGCCGTGGGCAGTGACGGGGCCGGCATCGTCACCGCTGTGGGTGACGGCGTCTCCGGCATCCAGGTAGGAGATCGCGTGGCGGTCAGCGCCTATGGTTGCCTGCGGACCCACATCACCCTGCCTGCCGCCATGACCTGCCCCCTGCCCGCGGACATCTCGTTCGAACAGGCCGCCGCGCTGCCCGTCGCCTACATCACGGCCTGCTACGGCCTTGAGGAGCTTGCCGGCATCCGCGCCGGACAGACCGTCCTCATCCACGCGGCCTCCGGCGGCGTGGGACTCGCCGCCATGGCAGTGTGCCGCAGGGCCGGTGCCCGCATCTTCGCCACGGCAGGCACCCCGGCCAAGCGGGAGCTGGTCCGATCGCTCGGGGCGGAACTGGTCATGGACTCCCGTTCCACCGGCTTCGCCCAGGAAGTCCTGGATGCCACCGGCGGCAGGGGGGTGGACATCATCCTCAACTCCCTGGCCGGCGAGGCGCAGGAAGCCTCCTTCCCGCTGGTGGCGGACAATGGCTGCTTCGTGGAGCTGGGCAAGAGCGGTCTGCGCCAGGCGGGCGACTACCGGACAGAACGCGGCCTCATGCGCTACCGTCCTTTGGATCTGGTGGAGCTGGGACGCGACCGGCCCGACCTGATGGCCGGGATCTTCCGGCGTGCCATGCGGGGATGCGCCCGGGGAGAGCTGGCCCTGCTGCCGGTCACGGTCTTTGCCGCCGACCGCCATGACGCTGCTTTCCGGCACATGATGCAGGCGCGCCACACGGGCAAGATCATCCTGCGCTGGCCCGCCGCCGTCCAAACCGGGCATTCCGCATGCTCCGGCACGGAACTGGTGAGCGGCGGCCTGGGCGGGATAGCCCTGCGCCTGTGCGCCGACCGCGTACGCCGGGGCTGCCGTCACCTGCTGTTGCTGGCCCGCCGCCAGCCTGCGGCGGAGGAAGCGGCCCTGCTGGAAGACCTGCGGCAACAGGGCTGCACTGTCCGTCTGGCCCTGGCCGACGTGTCCGACAGCAGCGCCCTGCGACATGCCGTGGACTCCGCCCTGAAAGACATGCCGCCACTGAAGCGCATCTGGCACCTGGCCGGGACGCTGGATGACGACAGGCTCCTCCGCCTCGACGCGTCGCGCTTCAAACGGGTCCTCGCCCCCAAGGCGGAGGGCGCCTGGAACCTGCACCGGCTCTCGCTGGACCACCAGCTGGAAGCCTTCGTCCTGTTCTCCTCCACGGCCTCCTTCCTCGGCCCCATGGGCATGGGCAACTACGCGGCGGCCAATGCCTTCCTTGACGAGCTCGCGCTGTACCGCCGCCATCTGGGCCTGCCCGCCCTCAGCATCAACTGGGGAGCCTTCCGTGATGCCGGCATGGCCGTACGTCAGGCCGACCTCCGCACCCTTTCCCGTTTAGGCATCCATACCGTTGCGCCCGAGGAAGGCTTTGCCGTCATGGAACGCCTCCTCTCCCGCGACGAGTGCAGGGCCGCCGTGCTGCATATGGACTGGCCCCGCTATGCCGCAGGCTACGACAGCGACCGTTTGCCGCCCCTGCTGCGATCGCTCTGCCCCGCCACAGCGGACGACAGCGAAGCCTCCGTATCGCCCGAAGCGGACAGCGCGGGCCGGGACAGCCGGGATGCCGTCATGCGGGCCGTCCGTGCCAAGGTGGCGACCATCCTGCGGACCGACGCCGCGAGCCTGCCCGGCGATGCCAACCTTATCGAGCTGGGCGTGGACAGCCTGCTGGCCCTGGACCTGTTCCAGTCGCTGGAAAAGCAGTTCCGCATCCGGGTGGACCGCAGCCTGCTGTTCAAGGAGCCTACCATCGATGCCCTGGCCTCCCGGATCGCCTCCCTGCTCGACGCCGGGAAAAGGGCTCAGGACGGGGACCTGCCCGTCATCCATCCCGACAGCGCCGCCCGTCATGAGCCCTTCCCGCTCATGGACATGCAACAGGCCTACTGGGTGGGCCGGACAGGCGCCCTCGTGCTGGGCAATGTCTCCTGCCACGTCTATCTCGAGCTGGAAACGGAGGATCTGGACCTTCCCCGCTGGGAGGCCTGCTGGAACAGACTGATCCGGCATCACGACATGCTGCGCTGCGTCATCATGGAGGACGGACGGCAACGCATCCTGCCCGAGGTGCCGCCCTTCACCGTCACGGTACAGGACGCGACGGGCCTGGATGCCGGGGTTGCCGAACAAATGGTGCTGGAATGCCGGGAACGCATGGGGCATGAAGTGCTCTCCGCGAAGGAATGGCCCCTGTTCCGTGTGGCCGCCACCCGGATGCCGGGCGGTTCCATCCGCCTGCACATCAGCCTGGACCTGCTGGTAGCCGACCTGCACAGCATGAACCTGATGATGAACGGGCTCGAAAGCCTCTACCGGTATCCTGAACGGGAACCGGCCCCCCTGGACCTTTCGTTCCGGGACTATGTGCTGGCACTGGAAGCCTTCAGGAAGAGCCCGCGCTACCGGAAGGACAAAGAATACTGGCTGGAGCGTGTCGCCGCCCTGCCGCCCGCGCCGGACCTGCCCCTGGCCGTCCCGCCCGCGCAGGTGGAGCGCCCGCGCTTCGTCCGCCATGCGGCGCAGCTCGACCGGAAGACCTGGGCGGACCTGCGCCAAAAGGCCGCCGCGCACGAGCTGACGGTCTCCGGCCTGCTGCTGGCCTGCTATGCCGAGGTGCTGGCCCGCTGGAGCAGCCGGGACGAGTTCACTCTCAATGTCACGCTTTTCAACCGGCTGCCCCTGCATCCCGAAGTCGGGGAGATCGTGGGCGACTTCACGTCCGTGAGCCTGCTTGCCTGCTCTTTCGACGGCACGGCATCCTTCCTCCGGCGCGCACGGGCCCTGCAGGCCCAACTGTGGGCCGACATGGATCACAGCACCTTCTCCGGCGTGGAGGTCATCCGCGAATGGAGCAGATGCACGGGCCGTTCCAGCGCCGACATCATCCCCATCGTCTTCACCAGTACCATCGGCTTCGGCGACGAGCACGGCACCCATCCGGCCCTGCGCACGTTCGGGCGCATGGTCTACAACATCACGCAGACGCCGCAGGTCTGGATCGACCATCAGGTCCGCGAGGTGGACGATTGCCTTGAGTTCAACTGGGATGCCGTGGACGAACTCTTCCCCGAAGGGCTCGTGGACAGCATGTTTTCCGCCTATTGTCGCCTGCTCCGGATGCTGGCCCGGGACGACAGGATCTGGCACCAGACCCATTTGCCCCTGCTGCCGCAGGAACAGCTGGGACGCCGCCGCACGGCCAACGCCACGACCCGGGAGTTCCCCCATGCGGGCCGCGGGACGCTGGACAGCCTTTTTGCCCGTTCCCTGCGAGATGCCCCCGGGGCCCTGGCCCTGGCGGACGGCGATCTTTGCCTGAGCTACCGGGATCTGGGCAGGGCTGCCGAGGCCCTTTGCGGCAGGCTCATGGCCCGGGGCTGCGGCCAGGGCAGCCTTGTGGCCGTCGTCAGCAACGGCGGCTGGGAAGAAGCGGTCGCGGCCCTGGCCGTGAGCAGTGCCGGAGCCGCCTACATGCCCGTGGATGCCGCTGTCCCCCCTGCCCGCCTCAAGCATCTGCTCGAATATTCCGGGGCCGGGGCCGTCCTGGTGCAGCGCCGCCATGCGTCCCTGCCCTGGCCCGCGGGCCTGCCCGTCATGGTCATGGATGAGGATTTATTGAAATCGAATTCCGAATTTGATTTCGAAAGATGCGTCAGCCGTCCTGACGCGCTGGCCTACGTCATCCACACTTCGGGCTCCACGGGCGCTCCCAAGGGGGTCATGATCCGCCACGAACGCGCCGTCAACACCATCAGGGCCGTCAACGAACTGACCGGGCTGCGGTCTTCGGACAGGGTCCTTGCCCTTTCGCGCTTCACCTTCGACCTGTCCGTCTGGGACATGTTCGGCCTGTTCGGCGCGGGCGGGGCCCTGGTCCTGCCGGATCCCGCCAGACGTCTGGAAGCGGCCCACTGGCTGGAGCTGATGCACCGGCATCAGGTGAGCATCTGGAACAGCGTCCCCCCCTTCCTCCAGATCCTTGCCGCCCATCTGGAACATCATCCCGCTGCCCTGCCGCCCTTGCGCTGCGCCCTGCTCAGCGGGGACTGGATCCCCCTGGGCCTGCCCGGACGCATCAGGGCCTTCTGGCCGGAGCTGCAGCTCTTCAGCCTCGGCGGCGCCACGGAAGCTTCCATCTGGTCCAATTTCTTCCCCGTGGAAGACGTCCTGCCGCAATGGAAGAGCATCCCTTACGGCAAACCGCTGGCCAACCAGAGGTTCTTCATCCTCGACCGCCACGGCAGCGATTGCCCGGACTGGGTCCCCGGCGAATTGCACATCGCCGGTGACGGTCTTGCCGACGGGTACCTCAAGGATCCCGAACGCACGGCCGAACGCTTCATACGCCACCCCGGCACAGGGGAAGACCTCTACGCCACCGGTGACCTGGGCTGCTACATGCCCGACGGCAATATCGAATTCCTCGGCCGTCAGGACAATCAGGTCAAGATCAACGGTTACCGGGTCGAGCTGGGCGAGGTGGAGAACACCCTCATGGAGCATCCTTTCGTGGAACAGGCCGCCGCCCTGACGGTCAGGGGCAGGCAGGCGGGCCAGGTGCTGGCCGCTTTCGTGGCCTGCCGGCCCGGCACGTCTCCGGCGCCGGAAGAGCTCCAGCAATGGCTGGCGGAGCGTCTGCCCTCCTTCCTGGTCCCCGGCATGATCCTGATGCGGGAAAGCCTTCCCCTGACCAGCTCCGGCAAAGTCGACAGGAAGAGCCTCGTACTCGACCCCGACCAGGAACTCCCCCGGATGAAGGGGGCACAGCCCGGATCTGAGACGGAACGGCTGGTGGCCGGAGCCATCGCGCATGTCCTGGGCCGCGACGACATAAGCATCGACAGCCGCTTCTTCGAGATGGGCCTGAGTTCCCTTGATCTTGTCGCCGTACAGGCCGCCCTCGGGGAACGCCTGGGCACGGATATCCCGCTCATGACCCTGCTCGAGCACACCAGCATCCGTGCACTGGCAGCCTGGCTGGACAACAGGACGCCGCGCACGACCGCGCAAGAGATATCCGCGCCGGAAGGCGGCGGGAGCGCCTCCGCCTTCGACCGCGGCATGGACCGGGCCGAACGGCGCATGCGCACCCGCTCCAGGCAACGGACCGGACGCTGA